The Bacteroidales bacterium genomic interval TCATAAAGTGAAAAATTTTTTTATCGAAAATTGGTTAATTTTATTTACCTGCATACAAAAATTTTTTATAATTAAAAAAAAAATATAGTGACTAATTTTAGATCAACAAGCAATCAAATTTCGTCAAAACCAGTACTTTTGCTAAAAAAATGGATTTTGTGCGAACAATATTAGAAAAAGAGTCTCGTGCTATTTTATCCATTCCTGTGGGGAAAGAATATGATCTTGCCGTTGAGCTTATCTACGAACACGTACACCAAAAGAATGGAAAGGTGGTAGCATCCGGAGTAGGCAAAGCAGGGCAGATTGCTTTAAATATTGCCACGACATTTTCTTCGACAGGTACACCTGCTGTTTTTCTGCATCCAGCCGATGCTCAGCATGGCGATTTGGGAGTTTTGCAGAAAAACGATATTCTATTACTTGTGTCAAATTCTGGTAAGACGCGTGAAATTATTGAATTGCTACAATTAGCACGCAACTTATATCCCGACATTCCATCTATTCTCATAACAGGTAATCGTCAAAGTGTACTTGCTTCTCAGGTAAACGTATTGCTTTTTACCGGTGCACCTGAAGAAGTTTGTCCACTTGGACTGACTCCGACAACATCAACCACTGTGATGACTGTCATAGGAGATATTCTTATAACATTGATGATGAAAAAAATACAATTTACTATTGAAGATTACGCTAAACGTCATCATGCTGGATATCTTGGCCAAAAGTCAAGAGAGTTTATCAACAAATAAAAATAATTTACCATGATATGTATTGCAGGACCTTGTGTGGTTGAAAATGAGAAGATTCTCTCTAGGGTAGCCGAAGTCATTGTTTCTTTACAACAACGTTTTCCTGATATTCAATTTTACTTTAAAAGTTCCTACAAGAAAGCCAATCGAACAAAATATAGTAGTTTTCAAGGGATAGATAGACAACAAGCTTTGAAATTATTACAAGACATTCGAATGGAATTCCGAATTCCCGTGCTGACCGATGTTCATGAAAGTTGGGAGTGTGAAGAAGTAAGCCAGTATGTAGATGTGTTACAAATTCCTGCTTTTTTATGCAGGCAAACCGATTTGTTACTAGCAGCTGCTAAGACAGGTAAACCCGTAAATATTAAAAAGGGCCAATTTATGTCGCCTGAATCTATGGCTTTTGCTGTCGAGAAAGTCAGAAGCACAGGGAATCAACAGATATGGTTAACGGAGCGGGGTACCACTTTTGGTTACGAAAGACTCGTGGTCGATATGACCGGCATACCGGAAATGAAAAAACATGAAGTCCCCGTTATAATCGATGTAACTCATTCTCTACAAAGACCAAACCAGGATTCAGGTGTAACTGGTGGCAAACGTGAAATGATTCAAACAATCGCGCTTGCTGGGATAGCAGCTGGAGCAGATGGTATTTTTGTAGAAACACATCCCTCTCCACCCACTGCCTTGAGTGATGCAGCAACTCAATTGCCACTCGATGAACTTCCATTGCTCATCGAAAGGGTGAAAAAGTTATATGATTTTATGAAAACCCTCACCGTTGAATGATAAATTTTCGCTGATAAACATTTTCAGATTTCTTTAGTTGCAGGAAGTATATTCCGTCGTTAAAATCGGTAACTGGAAAAACAAATATTGACTTCTTTTCAGTGATATATTCAGATAAGATGATTTTACCTAGAGGATCAAACACTTGCAAAAAAAATGGAGGTTCGCATGAAGTAAGTATGTTAATTTGATCTGAAGCAGGAACAGGATAAATGGTGAAAGGGACGGCTAAATAGGAAGCAAGACCTGTGATGTTTGAAGTATCGATGAATTCTATACGATTCATTTGAAAATTCTGAATAATTCTGACGAGAGGGATTGAAAAATCGGGAGTATACCATTCGTATATGGTTTCACTTCGTTGAATAGGAAAACCAAAACCAAATTGTTCGTAGTAAATGGAGTCATGGTATTGCATATTGGTTCTAACTCTTAGAGTGTTAAATGTTCCCATAGGAGTTACTGCGTTTCCATAGGCATTTACTTCATACTGACGCCATCTTTTTTCGCTAAAATAACCTATGGATGGAATATTGATATCATAAAACGAATATGAGCTACCACTGCTTTGGTAGGATAATGGTAAATCGTAAATAGTATCTGTTGGTGTCCACTGGATAGCAGTAGGAACTCCATTAATAGTAGCACCAGTTCCAACTTGAATAAATGCACTTGATGTTAGTTTGAAAAACGAAAAAACATCGGTCGCTTCGACAGAAGGACCCATCGAAAAGTCATCGTCTCTCTTACAAACAGTAGCTTTATGTGAAGGATTCAGGGGGTTATAGAAAACAGTGGCATATACCAGAGGAACTTCACTAGAGATAACATGATAAAAATTGATGGTGTCTCGAGATAAACTGATTAGTGATGAAAAATCCCAGCTTAAATTTTCACCAGGTGCAAAATAGGAAGGGTCAAGGTTATCCGTACTTTTGCTGATGTAAAAATATTGATTTGGTTTGGGCATGTGACTTTCAGTTATAACAGGTTGGGCCATCATGAATCTACATGCCCCCAAAAATAAATAAACAATTTTAAATATTTTCCAATACATGGTGAATAAGTTTTTCGACATAAGGTTTGTAATCTGAAAGGAATTCTCCACGTTTTCGATTT includes:
- a CDS encoding SIS domain-containing protein; amino-acid sequence: MDFVRTILEKESRAILSIPVGKEYDLAVELIYEHVHQKNGKVVASGVGKAGQIALNIATTFSSTGTPAVFLHPADAQHGDLGVLQKNDILLLVSNSGKTREIIELLQLARNLYPDIPSILITGNRQSVLASQVNVLLFTGAPEEVCPLGLTPTTSTTVMTVIGDILITLMMKKIQFTIEDYAKRHHAGYLGQKSREFINK
- the kdsA gene encoding 3-deoxy-8-phosphooctulonate synthase is translated as MICIAGPCVVENEKILSRVAEVIVSLQQRFPDIQFYFKSSYKKANRTKYSSFQGIDRQQALKLLQDIRMEFRIPVLTDVHESWECEEVSQYVDVLQIPAFLCRQTDLLLAAAKTGKPVNIKKGQFMSPESMAFAVEKVRSTGNQQIWLTERGTTFGYERLVVDMTGIPEMKKHEVPVIIDVTHSLQRPNQDSGVTGGKREMIQTIALAGIAAGADGIFVETHPSPPTALSDAATQLPLDELPLLIERVKKLYDFMKTLTVE
- a CDS encoding T9SS type A sorting domain-containing protein, producing the protein MYWKIFKIVYLFLGACRFMMAQPVITESHMPKPNQYFYISKSTDNLDPSYFAPGENLSWDFSSLISLSRDTINFYHVISSEVPLVYATVFYNPLNPSHKATVCKRDDDFSMGPSVEATDVFSFFKLTSSAFIQVGTGATINGVPTAIQWTPTDTIYDLPLSYQSSGSSYSFYDINIPSIGYFSEKRWRQYEVNAYGNAVTPMGTFNTLRVRTNMQYHDSIYYEQFGFGFPIQRSETIYEWYTPDFSIPLVRIIQNFQMNRIEFIDTSNITGLASYLAVPFTIYPVPASDQINILTSCEPPFFLQVFDPLGKIILSEYITEKKSIFVFPVTDFNDGIYFLQLKKSENVYQRKFIIQR